One part of the Dysidea avara chromosome 10, odDysAvar1.4, whole genome shotgun sequence genome encodes these proteins:
- the LOC136236927 gene encoding uncharacterized protein, translating into MTQLSGGVLLIVLATGGFVLGVSGNCSPSLLTVQYDDIDSVEITKSQYCFVNECTIRINDSNVLLNIINNTGDWIMATNTTNLFIAPNNGTKCIPHLEHSIVTFSFLVIVGSIIISSSSINIVIHIIIKELHTVAGAMIIVTCASINILFVFQLITAVFQYLHPVHDNVWICAVSKYGVILFLFLYETAKVTYLTHFGCLMYRSYKMVTRGINNRTLLRTYFITTVAAALFCTALIIVIDLAGDKSSLAVTSDGYCASFFNNFAVTRITLLFLIGITILLQVIIFLIAIAFYLMVKKQCCGKGPSDARVSITLMSSIGLNTILLISLLLAGVESESTVVASSVATSVEQVTLLLIFVTYRQAQRRLWLMFQKHCKCLHSKREEVRSTHSTKA; encoded by the coding sequence GGGAGTTAGTGGAAACTGTTCTCCCTCCTTACTGACTGTACAGTATGATGATATTGATAGTGTAGAGATCACTAAGTCTCAGTATTGTTTTGTGAATGAGTGTACTATCAGAATAAATGACTCAAATGTGTTACTGAATATCATCAACAATACTGGAGATTGGATAATGGCTACTAACACTactaacttgtttatagctccCAATAATGGTACCAAGTGTATACCTCACCTTGAACATAGTATTGTTACCTTTTCATTTCTTGTCATTGTTGGATCAATCATTATCTCATCCAGTAGCATCAATATTGTCATTCACATTATTATCAAAGAGTTACACACTGTGGCTGGTGCGATGATCATTGTAACTTGTGCATCTATCAATATCTTATTTGTATTTCAATTAATTACTGCTGTATTCCAATATCTTCATCCAGTCCATGATAATGTATGGATCTGTGCAGTATCAAAATATGGAGTCATTTTATTTCTGTTCCTCTATGAGACTGCAAAAGTGACTTATCTCACTCACTTTGGTTGTCTAATGTATAGATCTTACAAGATGGTAACAAGAGGAATCAACAACCGAACTCTGCTACGAACTTACTTTATCACAACTGTAGCTGCTGCCCTGTTTTGTACAGCATTGATAATTGTCATAGATCTGGCAGGAGACAAAAGTTCACTGGCTGTTACATCTGATGGATATTGTGCAAGCTTCTTCAATAATTTTGCAGTAACAAGGATAACACTTCTGTTCCTGATTGGCATAACAATACTCCTTCAAGTGATCATATTTCTAATAGCAATAGCCTTCTACCTGATGGTGAAGAAACAATGCTGCGGTAAAGGACCCAGCGATGCTCGTGTATCTATTACACTGATGTCATCAATAGGATTGAATACTATCCTTTTGATTTCTTTGTTACTTGCTGGTGTTGAAAGTGAGAGTACTGTGGTAGCCTCAAGTGTTGCCACAAGTGTGGAACAGGTTACCTTACTGCTAATATTTGTAACTTACCGGCAGGCCCAGAGAAGGCTATGGTTGATGTTTCAAAAGCATTGCAAATGTTTACATTCCAAGAGAGAAGAAGTGAGAAGCACACATTCCACCAAAGCATGA
- the LOC136268041 gene encoding protein arginine methyltransferase NDUFAF7, mitochondrial-like isoform X2, whose amino-acid sequence MQRDVFGKKGDFITSPEVSQVFGELIGVWVVAEWIMAGKPKSWQLVELGPGRGTLLADMLRVFEMLKVPVDGLSVHLVELSPALCGIQEETLTGTTHVAQPSLDLPPDHEGSYRSCKLPSGASVSWYRELNEVPTGLSYYIAHEFFDALPVHQFQRSGDEWREKLVGIDQNEALTFTLAPGPTPATVAYHEILDISSSNEVEISPNSLVMMGDIATRVQDNEGAALLVDYGSEGSHKHTFRAFRSHQACDPLVDPGSCDLTADVDFAALKDVAITNGVAVHGPITQNAFLHKMGIRERIESLQKSATNSQCERLLSDYEMLTNPKQMGERFKFMAVTKNHRHSPTPF is encoded by the exons ATGCAGCGTGATGTGTTTGGGAAGAAGGGAGATTTCATTACATCACCAGAAGTTAGCCAAGTATTTGGTGAA TTAATTGGTGTGTGGGTGGTAGCAGAATGGATCATGGCAGGCAAGCCCAAATCATGGCAGCTTGTGGAGTTGGGTCCTGGAAGAGGTACCCTCCTGGCTGATATGCTCAGG GTATTTGAGATGTTGAAAGTACCAGTTGATGGTTTGTCAGTTCATCTGGTTGAGTTGAGTCCTGCACTGTGTGGCATTCAGGAGGAGACACTTACTGGTACCACCCATGTAGCTCAGCCTTCCCTTGACCTACCACCAGATCATGAAGGATCTTATAGGAGTTGTAAGCTGCCATCTGGAGCCAGCGTGTCATGGTATAGGGAACTGAATGAAGTACCTACAG GTTTATCTTATTATATTGCACATGAATTTTTTGATGCATTGCCGGTGCACCAGTTTCAG AGGTCGGGAGATGAGTGGAGAGAAAAACTAGTTGGGATTGACCAGAA TGAAGCTCTCACATTTACACTAGCTCCAGGACCCACCCCAGCTACTGTTGCCTACCATGAG atattagatataagctctTCTAATGAAGTGGAAATAAGCCCTAACAGTTTGGTGATGATGGGAGACATTGCTACTAGAGTTCAGGATAATGAAGGTGCAGCCCTACTGGTGGATTATGGTAGTGAAGGTAGCCATAAACACACCTTCAGG GCATTTAGATCTCATCAAGCTTGTGACCCACTTGTGGAtcctggatcatgtgatcttacaGCTGATGTGGATTTTGCTGCATTAAAAGATGTTGCCATTACTAATG GGGTAGCAGTCCATGGGCCTATCACACAAAATGCTTTCCTACACAAAATGGGAATCAGGGAGAGAATTGAG TCACTGCAGAAGTCAGCCACAAATAGTCAATGTGAACGTCTGCTCAGTGATTATGAAATGTTGACTAACCCCAAACAGATGGGCGAGAGATTTAAGTTTATGGCAGTCACTAAAAATCACAGACATTCTCCCACACCATTTTAA
- the LOC136268041 gene encoding protein arginine methyltransferase NDUFAF7, mitochondrial-like isoform X1, with amino-acid sequence MILQQLRVSLTRVLSRNSACICRRRCYSSNTLATGIISKIKATGPITVEEYMRVVLTHPNVGYYMQRDVFGKKGDFITSPEVSQVFGELIGVWVVAEWIMAGKPKSWQLVELGPGRGTLLADMLRVFEMLKVPVDGLSVHLVELSPALCGIQEETLTGTTHVAQPSLDLPPDHEGSYRSCKLPSGASVSWYRELNEVPTGLSYYIAHEFFDALPVHQFQRSGDEWREKLVGIDQNEALTFTLAPGPTPATVAYHEILDISSSNEVEISPNSLVMMGDIATRVQDNEGAALLVDYGSEGSHKHTFRAFRSHQACDPLVDPGSCDLTADVDFAALKDVAITNGVAVHGPITQNAFLHKMGIRERIESLQKSATNSQCERLLSDYEMLTNPKQMGERFKFMAVTKNHRHSPTPF; translated from the exons ATGATTTTGCAACAGTTAAGAGTATCGCTAACACGAGTTTTGTCCAGAAATAGCGCGTGTATATGTCGTAGAAGATGCTACTCCAGTAACACGCTCGCTACTGGTATCATCTCCAAGATAAAA GCTACAGGGCCGATCACTGTTGAGGAGTACATGAGAGTGGTGTTGACTCATCCCAATGTG GGATATTACATGCAGCGTGATGTGTTTGGGAAGAAGGGAGATTTCATTACATCACCAGAAGTTAGCCAAGTATTTGGTGAA TTAATTGGTGTGTGGGTGGTAGCAGAATGGATCATGGCAGGCAAGCCCAAATCATGGCAGCTTGTGGAGTTGGGTCCTGGAAGAGGTACCCTCCTGGCTGATATGCTCAGG GTATTTGAGATGTTGAAAGTACCAGTTGATGGTTTGTCAGTTCATCTGGTTGAGTTGAGTCCTGCACTGTGTGGCATTCAGGAGGAGACACTTACTGGTACCACCCATGTAGCTCAGCCTTCCCTTGACCTACCACCAGATCATGAAGGATCTTATAGGAGTTGTAAGCTGCCATCTGGAGCCAGCGTGTCATGGTATAGGGAACTGAATGAAGTACCTACAG GTTTATCTTATTATATTGCACATGAATTTTTTGATGCATTGCCGGTGCACCAGTTTCAG AGGTCGGGAGATGAGTGGAGAGAAAAACTAGTTGGGATTGACCAGAA TGAAGCTCTCACATTTACACTAGCTCCAGGACCCACCCCAGCTACTGTTGCCTACCATGAG atattagatataagctctTCTAATGAAGTGGAAATAAGCCCTAACAGTTTGGTGATGATGGGAGACATTGCTACTAGAGTTCAGGATAATGAAGGTGCAGCCCTACTGGTGGATTATGGTAGTGAAGGTAGCCATAAACACACCTTCAGG GCATTTAGATCTCATCAAGCTTGTGACCCACTTGTGGAtcctggatcatgtgatcttacaGCTGATGTGGATTTTGCTGCATTAAAAGATGTTGCCATTACTAATG GGGTAGCAGTCCATGGGCCTATCACACAAAATGCTTTCCTACACAAAATGGGAATCAGGGAGAGAATTGAG TCACTGCAGAAGTCAGCCACAAATAGTCAATGTGAACGTCTGCTCAGTGATTATGAAATGTTGACTAACCCCAAACAGATGGGCGAGAGATTTAAGTTTATGGCAGTCACTAAAAATCACAGACATTCTCCCACACCATTTTAA
- the LOC136268042 gene encoding BRISC and BRCA1-A complex member 2-like, with protein sequence MESNESVENRLHPQLWPLVKHCLANENLLLHGGLVNIKNLRSSAPSSDHQSNCDRFTITVPYCTVTLECEVLFDYRDAVQPPDVILGSNKQLFSPQIETIRAFHEWDINDESSLSRLIEEILKLYRDHQQVLVSSNQRLQFELNSLIENTSYTEVDVWSNNFADEKTIFLIPLNINFTKLPAYITKDNPGNASVALVVSFFPPDGSRVIPTLAMSPAAEKILTQPKIPPWGTECGSCLMDYVPGVGKHLEEMVSNMEKNYTKRQEYIAAMLSYFGRAVLEYDIESYMHINFLFDYKRFSLIVILELSDSFPQKQPVIKLRSIYHRLNGQPCQSVIDSYPYSPRWNTIMMVEKLRDYLIETIPKFMELSLKQGKWIT encoded by the exons ATGGAGTCAAACGAAAGCGTTGAAAATCGTCTTCATCCTCAGCTATGGCCTTTGGTTAAGCATTGTCTTGCCAACGAGAACTTGCTGTTGCATGGAGGTCTTGTGAACATAAAGAATCTTCGTAGCAG TGCTCCAAGTTCTGACCACCAATCCAACTGTGACAGATTCACCATCACTGTACCATATTGTACTGTAACACTGGAAT GTGAAGTGTTGTTTGACTATCGAGATGCTGTTCAACCTCCTGATGTCATACTCGGCTCCAACAAGCAATTGTTTTCTCCACAAATTGAAACAATACGG GCATTCCACGAATGGGATATTAATGATGAAAGCTCCTTATCAAGATTGATTGAAGAAATACTGAAGTTGTACAGGGACCATCAGCAAGTTCTTGTCTCCTCCAATCAGAGGTTACAGTTTGAGCTAAACTCGTTGATCGAGAATACGTCTTATACTGAAGTAGATGTTTGGAGTAAC AATTTTGCTGATGAAAAGACAATATTTTTAATTCCACTAAATATCAATTTCACCAAACTCCCTGCATACATAACTAAG GACAATCCTGGTAATGCTTCAGTAGCATTAGTAGTAAGTTTCTTCCCACCCGACGGAAGCAGGGTTATTCCAACGTTGGCCATGTCACCTGCAGCAGAAAA AATATTAACACAACCAAAGATTCCTCCTTGGGGAACTGAGTGTGGGTCATGTCTAATGGACTATGTTCCAGGAGTGGGCAAACACTTAGAAGAAATG GTTTCTAATATGGAGAAGAACTACACAAAGAGACAGGAGTACATCGCTGCAATGCTTAGCTACTTTGGCAG GGCAGTGTTGGAGTACGACATTGAGAGCTACATGCACATCAACTTTCTCTTTGATTACAAAAGATTTTCACTCATCGTGATTT TGGAACTATCCGATTCTTTTCCCCAAAAACAGCCGGTCATAAAGCTACGGTCAATATACCACCGATTGAATGGCCAACCTTGTCAATCAGTCATTGATTCTTACCCATACAGTCCTCGATGGAATACAATCATGATGGTTGAGAAACTAAG GGATTATCTGATTGAGACTATACCTAAATTTATGGAACTTTCACTTAAACAAGGCAAATGGATTACGTAG
- the LOC136268040 gene encoding DNA-dependent metalloprotease dvc-1-like yields the protein MDSDYALAVVLQEQFNEEDKRTVDIDQGPSTHPDVSIVDNYWELADPNPNIHELFLQFDATYFKNALNNAGVEVRWSPRMTLCAGICSYEGRGGLCSVRLSRPLLKYRPRRDLVQTLLHEMIHAYLFVAERNTDHDAHGPQFLYHMDRINKLSGAKITVYHSFHDEVKEHRQHWWKCDGPCQHRPPFYGLVKRAMNRPPSSKDHWWSKHQEECGGTYIKIKEPEGYQKKGKGGKEKKTDTEAGKSGNIKELLEKSSSSSSSQLPTKTTSQSPTKTSSQSVTEVRTDFSSKGHVLGGKGNDVSEIFSRPSEAVAYAAQKRHSQMNESPPSKKMKGPMKDQDKNNKTKHDSRDTSSLNHNSIILSKTEGKEVTQRINIPSVMLNDVQHSSHTTPGQDVQLVDLTDSKETTQANKTSSISLHDDAPHGSSSQEQDDELIDLTVSKSSCPICGFSGLREELLPVHVELCLNELNS from the exons ATGGACAGTGATTATGCTTTAGCCGTCGTTTTACAGGAACAATTTAACGAAGAAGATAAGCGAACAGTAGACATAGATCAAGGCCCGTCTACTCATCCAGATGTAAGTATTGTAGATAACTACTGGGAACTggccgaccctaaccctaatatTCATGAACTGTTTCTTCAATTCGATGCTACTTACTTTAAGAACGCATTAAATAACGCTGGAGTGGAGGTGAGATGGAGCCCCAGAATGACTTT atgCGCAGGAATTTGTTCTTACGAAGGAAGGGGCGGCTTATGCTCAGTACGGCTCAGTAGGCCACTACTGAAGTACAGGCCAAGAAGAGACCTAGTTCAAACATTACTG CACGAAATGATACATGCTTACCTATTCGTGGCTGAACGAAATACA GACCATGATGCACATGGCCCACAATTTTTATACCACATGGATCGTATTAATAAACTGAGTGGAGCCAAAATTACT GTATATCACAGCTTTCATGATGAGGTGAAGGAGCACAGGCAACACTGGTGGAAATGTGATGGCCCCTGTCAACACAGACCACCTTTCTATGGACTGGTAAAACGTGCCATGAATAGGCCACCTTCCAGTAAGGACCACTGGTGGAGCAAACACCAAGAGGAATGTGGTGGGACGTACATAAAGATAAAAGAACCAGAAGGTTATCAGAAGAAAGGTAAAGGAGGCAAAGAGAAAAAAACAGACACCGAAGCAGGAAAAAGTGGCAATATCAAGGAACTATTGGAGAAAAGCAGTAGTTCATCCTCAAGCCAATTGCCAACAAAGACTACCTCTCAATCACCAACAAAGACTTCTTCTCAATCAGTGACAGAGGTTAGGACAGACTTCAGCAGTAAGGGGCATGTTCTCGGAGGTAAAGGAAACGATGTGAGTGAAATATTTTCAAGGCCATCTGAAGCAGTGGCTTATGCAGCTCAAAAACGACACTCCCAAATGAATGAATCTCCACCCAGCAAGAAAATGAAGGGACCTATGAAGGACCAagacaaaaacaacaaaacaaaacatgATAGTCGTGACACTTCATCTTTGAACCATAACAGTATAATCTTGAGTAAAACTGAAGGTAAAGAAGTTACCCAAAGAATTAATATACCTAGTGTCATGTTAAATGATGTCCAACACAGCAGTCATACAACACCAGGGCAGGATGTACAACTGGTAGATTTGACAGACAGCAAAGAAACTACACAAGCAAATAAGACAAGTAGCATCTCACTACATGACGATGCTCCACATGGTAGCTCTTCACAAGAACAAGATGATGAGTTGATAGATCTGACAGTTAGCAAGTCATCATGCCCTATTTGCGGATTTTCTGGCCTTCGTGAGGAGCTTCTCCCGGTACACGTTGAGCTGTGTTTAAATGAATTGAACAGCTAA
- the LOC136268039 gene encoding hapless 2-like produces MEHNISLISRMVLLLVLLHSWRRATGDIIATSLINECIRGDDELRNFEGNTCTKKLVVAMTVHAEESKAQYIEANVSRTTETGADRSQRMRNPIRIFIEKSPVIINYRLLQVGVASYRPYEVVIKRKGHWCRDDWFAKERELECGLAKLERRKIFDSQGRCCPCENKDRNYWRGAGPKQNRCPKNEVAHCLRFDPFNVKVFELYPPQLLFNITITVKQKEFDRSNGSEVWSTLSTFHIGPNRRKVISNDYRLKAEYIGDLQGNQRALGLSYKMLITPDLDPFVNISDITHLPSIARNRSEWLLVDKHRVDLSGLFCDTIGVSYKAFRNQPGLCTNRFEACLQNQPHQLWAEDNRARKEGKPGLYMLHNIGRVLDFPRRDNLIDYRLDFIYEGIRRSIFTITMEADDLQTIVSRSPGRIVETYIEPFEALSVEGLLTVAIQNVGTVSTSYQVSVDHCSAGVDWVPAKSISVDPNEVRNVQFPVHSYHSIGQVNHCEIRLYDELAELNDNITLEFETLDTCFCYGYCGCSCGHNTTNCPEAPTTFRNKTQKKDPFSKFKSPFSGLSNLELLKFGSLFGSIALSLLIIWVLVALGILKVIFILYTGQAKFPFEDQIKQFFLGILKCICICCKKGWIEAKKTTIEAGTAAAALTGDIDATLAAEDLIDDTERELGLAPTKRPRACDGMCRGACVARKSFRRKVRVLRRKGMAVSEAWWEAGYECSCRISETMSCVQIFKEMCFFIYCPLLPIIWTLDSIIRYAVRRRAIKQRKKQYRAKKADKRKKKQDLFLSLDAYSRGTTDMLEFDPDNDPFNEGTRDLGGKKAKKRGNTKDKKKRGKKYDKIVEVEDEEFVNPEKAKLTKTQDDEEVEDLESEQSLDDTSDADEVGDVEELLSVRYPVYFNYAFIHPTRAPKTLKNPGFSFSIKGMITTDKSKNSSGYMFSLHDCTVQVSYSEKDKPKPLPKPHKLNPKEFIVRLNADMTLKLVTLAPLFPCLNEKPK; encoded by the exons ATGGAGCACAATATATCGCTAATTAGTAGAATGGTACTGCTTCTAGTTCTTCTGCACTCATGGCGGAGAGCCACTGGCGACATAATTGCTACAAGTCTCATTAACGAGTGTATTCGCGGAGACGACGAGTTAAGAAACTTCGAAGGAAACACTTGCACTAAGAAACTAGTCGTAGCTATGACTGTCCATGCAGAAGAG AGTAAAGCACAATACATTGAAGCCAATGTGTCCAGAACTACAGAAACTGGAGCAGATAGAAGCCAAAGGATGAGAAATCCAATTCGAATTTTTATAGAAAAGTCTCCAGTAATAATTAACTACAGGTTGTTACAAGTTGGG GTAGCATCTTACAGACCATATGAAGTAGTTATTAAAAGGAAAGGACATTGGTGCAGAGATGATTGGTTTGCAAAGGAACGGGAGCTTGAATGTGGATTAGCAAAACTTGAGAGAAGGAAAATATTTGATAGTCAAGGTCGCTGTTGCCCGTGTGAAAATAAGGACAGAAATTACTGGAGAGGGGCTGGTCCAAAACAGAACCGTTGTCCAAAAAATGAGGTTGCTCACTGTCTTCGATTTGATCCTTTCAA TGTCAAGGTGTTTGAATTGTATCCACCACAATTATTGTTTAATATAACTATCACCGTTAAACAAAAAGAATTTGATAGAAGCAATGGGTCTGAAGTTTGGTCAACTCTGTCAACTTTCCATATTGGACCTAACAGGAGAAAAGTGATATCCAATGATTATCGT CTGAAAGCAGAGTATATCGGTGATCTGCAGGGGAACCAGAGAGCACTGGGCTTATCATACAAGATGCTGATTACTCCAGATTTAGACCCATTTGTAAATATCAGTGACATAACCCATCTCCCTTCAATTGCTAGA AATCGATCAGAGTGGTTGTTAGTGGATAAACACAGGGTAGACTTATCTGGATTATTTTGTGATACAATTGGTGTGAGTTACAAAGCATTTAGAAATCAACCAGGACTGTGCACCAATAGATTTGAAGC GTGCTTGCAAAACCAGCCGCATCAATTATGGGCAGAAGACAAT AGAGCTAGAAAGGAGGGAAAACCAGGATTATACATGTTGCATAATATTGGACGAGTACTGGATTTTCCCCGAAGAGACAACTTGATTGACTACAGACTTGACTTCATCTATGAAGGAATCCGCAGATCAATTTTTACCATTACAATGGAAGCTGATGACCTACAGACAATTGTATCAAG ATCTCCTGGTCGCATAGTGGAAACATACATTGAGCCATTTGAAGCGTTGTCAGTTGAAGGCCTCCTCACTGTGGCAATACAGAATGTTGGAACTGTTTCAACTAGTTACCAA GTTTCTGTTGATCACTGTTCAGCTGGGGTAGATTGGGTCCCAGCTAAGAGCATCAGTGTTGATCCCAATGAAGTTAGAAATGTTCAGTTTCCAGTGCACTCTTACCATTCTATTGGACAAGTCAATCATTGTGAAA TTCGTCTCTACGATGAACTTGCTGAGTTAAATGACAATATTACATTGGAATTTGAAACACTGGACACATGTTTTTGTTACGGCTACTGTGGATGTTCA TGTGGACATAACACTACTAACTGTCCAGAAGCTCCTACCACATTTCGTAACAAAACACAAAAGAAGGATCCGTTTAGTAAATTTAAAAGCCCATTTAGTGGGCTCAGTAATCTTGagttgctgaaatttggtagcCTGTTTGGCTCAATTGCTCTCTCATTGCTAATCATCTGGGTGCTTGTTGCTCTTGGAATATTAAAAGTGATTTTTATATTGTACACAG GTCAGGCTAAATTTCCATTTGAGGATCAAATTAAGCAGTTCTTTTTGGGAATTTTGAAGTGCATATGTATTTGCTGCAAGAAGGGATGGATTGAGGCCAAGAAAACTACTATTGAAGCAGGAACAGCTGCAGCAGCATTGACTGGAGAT ATTGATGCCACACTGGCTGCTGAAGATCTTATCGATGATACAGAAAGAGAGTTAGGCTTGGCACCAACTAAGAGACCACGTGCTTGTGATGGGATGTGCAGAGGTGCTTGTGTGGCAAGGAAGTCCTTCAGACGTAAAGTAAGAGTGTTGAGGAGAAAAGGAATGGCTGTTAGCGAAGCATGGTGGGAAGCAGGCTATGAATGTTCATGTAGAATTAG TGAAACAATGAGCTGTGTGCAAATCTTCAAAGAAATGTGCTTCTTTATTTACTGTCCTTTGCTGCCAATAATCTGGACTTTGGATTCCATCATTCGTTATGCAGTTAGACGGCGTGCCATTAAACAGAGAAAGAAACAGTACCGAGCAAAGAAGGCAGATAAACGTAAAAAGAAACAAGATCTGTTTCTGTCTTTGGATGCTTATTCAAGAGGCACAACAGATATGCTTGAGTTTGATCCTGACAATGATCCCTTTAATGAGGGAACTAGAGACCTGGGTGGAAAGAAAGCTAAAAAGAGAGGAAATACTAAAGACAAAAAGAAGAGAG GAAAGAAATATGATAAAATAGTGGAAGTAGAAGATGAAGAGTTTGTTAATCCTGAAAAAGCAAAGCTCACTAAGACACAAGATGATGAGGAAGTTGAAGATCTTGAGTCTGAGCAAAGTCTTGATGACACATCTGATGCTGATGAG GTTGGAGATGTAGAAGAGCTGTTGTCTGTCAGATATCCAGTTTATTTCAACTATGCTTTTATTCATCCAACTAGAGCACCAAAAACACTGAAG AATCCAGGATTCTCCTTCAGCATTAAAGGGATGATTACAACAGACAAGTCAAAAAACAGTTCTGGATATATGTTCAGCCTTCATGATTGTACAGTACAG GTGAGCTATTCAGAAAAGGATAAACCGAAGCCACTCCCCAAGCCACACAAGCTCAATCCAAAAGAATTTATAGTTCGTTTGAATGCTGACATGACACTTAAGTTAGTTACTTTAGCACCACTATTTCCTTGTCTGAATGAAAAACCCAAATAA
- the LOC136268043 gene encoding uncharacterized protein yields MPGLKYFFDAFSQPSRAVMIMLRANKIPYEPVIVNIAKLENRSNEEFMKVCPAKTVPAIDDNGFKLFESAAIMRYLVSKYNLPDHWYPANPERRAKVDEYLDWHHTNTRAGAAMYFANQMIPRFTGGEIDMSKVEEAWKKLHKSIKLIEGHFLANTNYLAGDEISIADVQAVCEFTQLWMPDYKVYEAGSRIDTWTNDCKERLQPYFDEAHKMVYFGIKSGLFKSKL; encoded by the exons ATGCCTGGGCTGAAATATTTCTTTGATGCATTTTCACAGCCATCTCGAGCTGTGATGATAATGTTACGCGCTAACAAGATCCCCTATGAGCCAGTCATTGTTAACATAGCGAAGC TTGAGAACAGAAGTAACGAAGAGTTTATGAAGGTCTGCCCTGCGAAGACCGTGCCAGCGATAGATGATAATGGCTTCAAACTTTTTGAAAG TGCAGCCATCATGAGATATTTGGTATCCAAGTATAACCTGCCAGACCACTGGTACCCCGCCAATCCTGAACGTCGTGCTAAAGTAGATGAGTACCTTGACTGGCATCATACCAACACCAGAGCAGGAGCTGCAATGTACTTTGCTAATCAA ATGATCCCTCGATTTACTGGAGGTGAAATTGACATGTCAAAAGTTGAGGAGGCATGGAAAAAGCTCCACAAGAGTATTAAGTTGATTGAAGGACATTTTCTGGCAAACACCAACTATTTAGCAGGAGATGAGATCTCAATAGCAGACGTACAAGCTGTGTGTGAGTTTACACAACTTTGGATGCCAGATTACAAGGTGTACGAGGCAGGATCAAGGATTGACACATGGACGAATGATTGTAAAGAGCGACTCCAACCTTACTTTGATGAAGCACACAAGATGGTCTACTTTGGTATCAAGAGTGGACTGTTCAAATCaaagttgtaa
- the LOC136236756 gene encoding uncharacterized protein, protein MNTPLSTHSTSLVFFQCFYRLCIRYTISHVHVYQRFDDATLTTGKKYDKIVEVEDEEFVNPEKAKLTKTQDDEEVEDLESEQSLDDTSDADEVGDVEELLSVRYPVYFNYAFIHPTKAPKSLKNPGFSFSIKGMITADKSKNSSGYMFNLHDCTVQVSYSEKDKPKPLPKPHKLNPKEFIVTV, encoded by the exons ATGAACACACCTCTCAGTACTCATTCTACCAGCCTGGTTTTCTTCCAGTGCTTCTACAGGCTGTGTATACGATATACAAtatcacatgtacatgtgtaccaaCGTTTTGATGACGCTACATTAACTACAGGAAAGAAATATGATAAAATAGTGGAAGTAGAAGATGAAGAGTTTGTTAATCCTGAAAAAGCAAAGCTCACTAAGACACAAGATGATGAGGAAGTTGAAGATCTTGAGTCTGAGCAAAGTCTTGATGACACATCTGATGCTGATGAG GTTGGAGATGTAGAAGAGCTGTTGTCTGTCAGATATCCAGTTTATTTCAACTATGCTTTTATTCATCCAACTAAAGCACCAAAATCACTGAAG AATCCAGGATTCTCCTTCAGCATTAAAGGGATGATTACAGCAGACAAGTCAAAGAACAGTTCTGGATATATGTTCAACCTTCATGATTGCACAGTACAG GTGAGCTATTCAGAAAAAGATAAACCGAAGCCACTCCCCAAGCCACACAAGCTCAATCCAAAAGAATTTATAGTTACCGTTTGA